Genomic window (Candidatus Polarisedimenticolaceae bacterium):
CTCGGAGCGGAAGCGGACCAGCCGCACCGCATCAAGTATCGGAAGCTGACGAGATCCTAAGAAAGTCAACAGTCAACAGTCGACAGTCAACAGTTTCCGGAATCGGAACCGTCGACTGTTAACTGTCGACTGTCGACTGTGAACTTCTTCTCAGCTTGCCTGCGTGATCTTGGTCGCGTCCAGCCAGTTCTTGCCATCCTTCTGCGTGACCTTGCCGGTGGCGACGACGTTCTTCTCGCCCTTGCAAACGTGTCCGAACTCTTCGGCCACCTTGTTCTTGGCGACGTAGTACTGCGTCTCCTTGCCGTCGACGGTCGCGACGATGACGTTCTGGCACTCCTTCTGACCTTCGACCTTCAGCGCGCACTTCGCGCAGACCAGTTTGCCGGTCACCGTGACGTCCTTCGCGTCGCCCGCGAAGGTGAGGGAGGCGAGGCCGATGATGGCCACGAGGGCCAGGAGCAGACGGACGATCTTCATGGGCAGACTCCTCTTGGGATGGGTCCCGCGTCATTCTATCGCGGGATTCCGGTGGCGCCAGAATCCGGGCGCGCGCGGCGGGGGCCGCGGCCGGCGCGCTTGACACCACCGTCCCCCTGCGTCACCCTTCCCTGGGGCGGCAAACATGCGACAGGCTTCGCTGCAGACACTGCAACACCTCGTCGACCGGCTCGACGCCTCCGTGCGTCTGGGCGAGGTCCACACGGTCACGAGCCACGTCAAGACCGCCCTGTGCGACCTGATCCGTGCGCACACGCTCGAGATCCCCGACAAGTTCTGCCGCCCGCACCCCGACCGCTACGCCCGACGCCTCCTCCACCGGAACGAGGAGCTGGGCTACACCGCGGTCGTCATGACGTGGGGTCCTGGACAGCAGACGACCCTCCACGACCACCACGGCATGTGGTGCGTCGAAGGGGTCATCGCGGGCGAGATGAGTGTCACCCGCTACGACCTGCTCGAGAAGGTCGAGGGGCGCTACAAGTTCACGCTCGTCGAGGAGGTCTTGGCCGGCGTCGGGTCGTCGGGGGCGCTGATCCCGCCGTACGAGTACCACGTGCTCGGTAACGCCCTCTCCGACCGGAATTCCGTCACCCTCCACATCTACGGCGGCGAGATGGACCGCTGCAGCATCTTCGAGCCGGAGGCCGACGGCTTGTGGCGCCGGAGCGAGAAGCGCCTCCAGTACGACGAGTAGGCCCGACTCCCTTTGCCTTCGAAGAACGGAGTGCTCGCGGTCCTACCGGGGCTTGCCCTCGTGGTGGCCCTGGCCGTCGTCGCCCGCTTGATCCACGGCCGCGTCCC
Coding sequences:
- a CDS encoding DUF6370 family protein — encoded protein: MKIVRLLLALVAIIGLASLTFAGDAKDVTVTGKLVCAKCALKVEGQKECQNVIVATVDGKETQYYVAKNKVAEEFGHVCKGEKNVVATGKVTQKDGKNWLDATKITQAS
- a CDS encoding cysteine dioxygenase family protein, giving the protein MRQASLQTLQHLVDRLDASVRLGEVHTVTSHVKTALCDLIRAHTLEIPDKFCRPHPDRYARRLLHRNEELGYTAVVMTWGPGQQTTLHDHHGMWCVEGVIAGEMSVTRYDLLEKVEGRYKFTLVEEVLAGVGSSGALIPPYEYHVLGNALSDRNSVTLHIYGGEMDRCSIFEPEADGLWRRSEKRLQYDE